One window of the Aptenodytes patagonicus chromosome 5, bAptPat1.pri.cur, whole genome shotgun sequence genome contains the following:
- the LOC143161186 gene encoding quinone oxidoreductase-like gives MAATRSVMRAVRVFEFGGPEVLKLQSDVLIPDPKENQVLIKVHACGVNPVETYIRSGNHARKPAVPYTPGSDVAGVIEGVGEHVTAFKKGDRVFTIGTISGGYADYAVAAANRVFPLSDKLDFRQGAAIGIPSFTAYRALFQKGRAKAGESVLVHGASGGVGIATCQIARACGLKVLGTAGTEEGMNMVLRNGAHQAFNHREANYIDKIKEYTGMEGVDIIIEMLSNINLATDLQLLSCAGRVMVVGCRGPVEINPRDTMSKESSIIGVSLFLATEEERHECATALLDGIEAGWLKPIVGSEYPLDKVVKAHEDIIHSSGARGKMVLLP, from the exons ATGGCAGCCACAAGAAGTGTGATGAGAGCTGTCAGAGTTTTTGAATTTGGTGGCCCTGAAGTGCTTAAACTCCAGTCAGATGTCTTAATTCCTGATCCAAAAGAAAATCAG gTGTTAATTAAAGTCCATGCCTGTGGAGTAAATCCTGTCGAGACATATATTCGGTCTGGAAATCATGCTAGAAAACCAGCTGTACCCTATACTCCGGGCTCAGATGTGGCTGGTGTAATAGAAGGTGTTGGGGAACATGTGACTGCATTCAAG AAAGGTGACAGAGTTTTTACCATTGGTACGATCTCTGGAGGATATGCAGATTATGCAGTTGCTGCAGCTAATAGAGTCTTTCCTTTGTCGGATAAATTGGACTTTAGGCAAGGAGCAGCGATTGGAATACCCTCCTTCACTGCTTATCGCGCTCTTTTCCAAAA AGGGCGTGCCAAAGCAGGGGAAAGTGTGCTCGTGCATGGTGCGAGTGGGGGA gtgGGAATAGCAACATGTCAGATTGCCAGAGCTTGTGGTTTAAAGGTGTTGGGTACAGCGGGAACTGAGGAAGGCATGAACATGGTTCTGAGAAATGGCGCTCACCAAGCATTTAATCACAGAGAAGCGAATTACATTGATAAAATTAAG GAATACACAGGGATGGAAGGAGTTGATATAATAATAGAAATGCTCTCTAACATCAATCTTGCTACTGACTTGCAACTGTTGTCCTGTGCAGGAAGGGTGATG GTTGTGGGCTGTAGGGGTCCTGTTGAGATAAATCCAAGAGACACTATGAGTAAAGAATCTAGCATAATCGGAGTTAGTCTGTTTCTTGCAACTgag GAGGAGAGGCACGAATGTGCAACAGCACTCCTTGATGGCATAGAAGCTGGCTGGCTGAAACCAATTGTAGGCTCTGAATATCCACTGGACAAAGTAGTTAAGGCTCATGAAGACATTATTCATAGCAGTGGTGCTCGAGGAAAGATGGTGCTCCTTCCATGa